A single window of Streptomyces griseoviridis DNA harbors:
- a CDS encoding enolase C-terminal domain-like protein, protein MTTITSVSTADVRFPTSASLDGSDAMNADPDYSAAYVVIRTDAPDGHEGHAFAFTIGRGNDVQVAAIQMLEGHLLGREVEPLLDDMGEAWRLLAHDSQLRWLGPEKGIMHMAIGAVLNALWDLKSKRAGLPLWQLLSRMTPERIADLVDFRYLTDALTRDEAIAILRAAEPGRAERERLLLADGYPAYTTSPGWLGYSDEKLARLCREAVDAGFPQIKLKVGADLDDDIRRMRIAREICGPGFPIAIDANQRWDVSDAIRWVRALAPFDVAWVEEPTSPDDILGHAAIARGVAPVPVATGEHAHNRIMVKQFLQAGAIEVLQIDAARVGGVNENIAHLLLAAKFGTRVCPHAGGVGLCEAVQHLSMFDFVAVSGTAEGRMIEFVDHLHEHFVTPTVVSGGRYHAPTAPGAGTEMHPASIEAYRWTAPTEVTA, encoded by the coding sequence ATGACCACGATCACATCCGTCTCCACGGCGGACGTCCGCTTCCCGACCTCCGCGTCGCTCGACGGCTCGGACGCCATGAACGCGGACCCCGACTACTCGGCGGCCTATGTCGTCATCCGCACCGACGCGCCCGACGGCCACGAGGGGCACGCGTTCGCCTTCACCATCGGCCGCGGCAACGACGTGCAGGTGGCCGCCATCCAGATGCTGGAGGGCCATCTGCTCGGACGCGAGGTGGAGCCGCTGCTCGACGACATGGGAGAGGCGTGGCGGCTCCTCGCGCACGACTCCCAACTGCGCTGGCTCGGGCCCGAGAAGGGCATCATGCACATGGCCATCGGAGCGGTCCTCAACGCGCTCTGGGACCTGAAGTCCAAGCGGGCAGGACTGCCGCTCTGGCAGCTCCTGTCCCGGATGACGCCGGAGCGGATAGCCGACCTCGTCGACTTCCGCTATCTCACCGACGCCCTGACCCGCGACGAGGCCATCGCCATCCTGCGCGCCGCCGAGCCCGGCCGCGCCGAGCGCGAGCGGCTCCTGCTGGCCGACGGATACCCCGCGTACACGACAAGCCCAGGCTGGCTCGGCTACTCCGACGAGAAACTCGCCCGGCTGTGCCGCGAGGCCGTCGACGCCGGTTTCCCGCAGATCAAGCTGAAGGTCGGCGCCGACCTCGACGACGACATCCGACGCATGCGCATCGCCCGGGAGATCTGCGGCCCCGGATTCCCCATCGCGATCGACGCCAACCAGCGCTGGGACGTCTCCGACGCGATCCGCTGGGTCCGCGCGCTCGCACCCTTCGACGTGGCCTGGGTGGAGGAACCCACCAGCCCCGACGACATCCTGGGACACGCCGCCATCGCCCGCGGGGTCGCACCCGTACCCGTGGCCACCGGTGAACACGCCCACAACCGCATCATGGTGAAGCAGTTCCTCCAGGCGGGCGCGATCGAGGTGCTCCAGATCGACGCGGCCCGGGTCGGCGGCGTCAACGAGAACATCGCCCATCTGCTGCTCGCCGCGAAGTTCGGCACCCGCGTCTGCCCGCACGCGGGCGGCGTGGGCCTGTGCGAGGCCGTCCAGCACCTGTCGATGTTCGACTTCGTCGCGGTCTCCGGCACCGCCGAGGGCCGCATGATCGAGTTCGTCGACCACCTGCACGAGCACTTCGTGACCCCTACCGTGGTCAGCGGCGGCCGGTACCACGCCCCGACCGCACCGGGCGCCGGCACCGAGATGCACCCCGCCTCCATCGAGGCGTACCGCTGGACCGCGCCCACGGAGGTCACCGCGTGA
- a CDS encoding amidohydrolase family protein, with translation MTPSSPLGGPGGHGGAELIDAHVHVWDPRRVRYDWLAGTPLDRPRLPGDIDDADGAVSGWVFVEADAAPEAALDEARWVAGLEWPGLAAMVVAADLEAPDAGERIGRAAGLPLVRGVRHLLQGLPGERLAAPALARGLAEVARAGLVFDACVRWTQLDALDRLLGDSFDGTVVLDHLGKPPVDEGVRSDAGRSWLASLRRLARHERLVVKVSGLPAEASDRGTLRRHGPDLVRAAVDVFGAERCMVAGDWPVSVGADAGTTAGEWFGLVREVVGADDWPRVAAGTARAVYGIRGRDGEPVRD, from the coding sequence ATGACGCCGTCGTCGCCCCTCGGCGGGCCGGGCGGGCACGGCGGCGCGGAGCTGATCGACGCCCATGTACATGTCTGGGACCCGCGCCGGGTGCGCTACGACTGGCTCGCGGGAACACCACTGGACCGGCCCCGGCTGCCGGGCGACATCGACGACGCCGACGGCGCGGTCTCCGGCTGGGTGTTCGTGGAGGCCGACGCCGCTCCCGAGGCCGCGCTCGACGAGGCGCGGTGGGTCGCGGGTCTCGAGTGGCCGGGGTTGGCGGCGATGGTCGTCGCGGCCGATCTGGAGGCGCCCGACGCGGGTGAGCGGATCGGCCGGGCGGCCGGGCTGCCGTTGGTGCGGGGCGTCCGTCACCTGCTCCAGGGGCTGCCCGGGGAACGGCTGGCGGCGCCCGCGCTGGCCAGGGGGCTGGCCGAGGTCGCGCGCGCCGGTCTCGTCTTCGACGCCTGTGTGCGCTGGACGCAGCTCGACGCGCTCGACCGTCTCCTCGGCGACTCCTTCGACGGCACCGTCGTCCTCGACCATCTGGGCAAGCCGCCGGTGGACGAGGGGGTGCGGTCCGACGCCGGGCGGTCCTGGCTCGCGTCGCTGCGGCGCCTCGCCCGGCACGAACGGCTGGTGGTGAAGGTCTCGGGGCTCCCCGCTGAGGCGTCCGACCGGGGCACCCTGCGCCGGCACGGCCCTGACCTGGTCCGGGCGGCCGTCGACGTGTTCGGCGCGGAGCGGTGCATGGTCGCGGGCGACTGGCCGGTGAGCGTCGGCGCGGACGCCGGGACGACCGCGGGCGAGTGGTTCGGTCTGGTGCGCGAGGTCGTCGGCGCGGACGACTGGCCGCGGGTCGCGGCGGGCACCGCGCGCGCGGTCTACGGAATCCGCGGCCGGGACGGCGAACCGGTCCGGGACTGA
- a CDS encoding aldo/keto reductase, which produces MIERLGFGAAPIGNLYREVSDDDARAVLAEAWAAGVRSFDTAPHYGLGLSERRLGAFLRERPRDAYRLSTKAGRLIVPHTGRRAGTDEANGFAVPDDHVRLWDPSLAGIRRSLDDSLERLGVDRVDTLFLHDPDVHGLDEGLRLGLPALARLREAGLVDEIGIGVNSVAAAVRAVRAGDLDVVMIAGRYTLLEQPAAEELLPLCARRGVRVLAVAVFNSGLLASDNPTTAHYDYGAVPPELAARTERLREVCTRFGVALPAAALQYPLLHPAVDQVFVGTARADEMRANAAHLATTIPGELWTALREERLIPEPS; this is translated from the coding sequence GTGATCGAGCGCCTGGGATTCGGAGCCGCCCCCATCGGCAACCTGTACCGCGAGGTGTCCGACGACGACGCCCGCGCCGTCCTGGCGGAAGCCTGGGCCGCCGGAGTCCGCAGCTTCGACACCGCGCCCCATTACGGACTGGGGCTCAGCGAGCGCCGACTCGGCGCGTTCCTCAGGGAGCGGCCGCGCGACGCGTACCGCCTGTCGACCAAGGCCGGCCGGCTGATCGTGCCCCACACCGGCCGGCGGGCCGGCACCGACGAGGCGAACGGATTCGCCGTCCCCGACGACCACGTCAGGCTCTGGGACCCCAGCCTCGCCGGGATCAGGCGCAGCCTGGACGACTCGCTCGAACGCCTCGGCGTCGACCGCGTCGACACCCTCTTCCTCCACGACCCCGACGTCCACGGCCTCGACGAGGGGCTGCGCCTCGGGCTGCCCGCGCTCGCGCGGCTGCGGGAAGCGGGACTGGTCGACGAGATCGGCATCGGCGTCAACAGCGTGGCGGCGGCGGTGCGGGCGGTCCGCGCCGGCGACCTCGACGTCGTCATGATCGCGGGCCGCTACACCCTGCTCGAACAGCCCGCCGCCGAGGAACTCCTGCCCCTCTGCGCGCGACGAGGGGTGCGGGTGCTCGCCGTCGCGGTGTTCAACTCGGGACTGCTCGCCTCCGACAACCCCACGACGGCGCACTACGACTACGGTGCCGTACCGCCCGAACTGGCCGCGCGCACCGAGCGGTTGAGGGAGGTCTGTACCCGCTTCGGCGTCGCGCTGCCCGCCGCCGCCCTCCAGTACCCGCTGCTGCATCCCGCCGTCGACCAGGTCTTCGTCGGCACGGCACGCGCCGACGAGATGCGCGCCAACGCGGCCCATCTGGCGACCACGATCCCCGGCGAACTGTGGACCGCGCTGCGCGAGGAGCGACTGATCCCTGAACCGAGCTGA
- a CDS encoding fumarylacetoacetate hydrolase family protein, with protein sequence MKLARIGEAGREIPVVVAEDHYLDLSPLTHDIDGAFLAGGLDRVADAVAAGSLARVEAAGQRLGAPIARPSAVICVGMNYAAHAAESGAAPPEDLVVFLKTPNTVTGPDDDVTIPPGSTKTDWEVELGVVIGRRASYLGSPADALAHIAGYTLVNDLSEREWQIERSGGQWSKGKSFPGFSPVGPWLVTADEVDPRALRLRSWVNGSPRQDSSTADMIFDVAQIVRRLSQFLVLEPGDLVMTGTPEGVALSGRFPYLSPGDVVEVEIDGLGRQRQVTR encoded by the coding sequence ATGAAACTCGCACGGATCGGAGAGGCAGGCCGGGAGATACCGGTCGTCGTCGCCGAGGACCACTACCTCGACCTGTCGCCCCTCACGCACGACATCGACGGGGCCTTCCTCGCGGGCGGCCTCGACCGGGTCGCCGACGCGGTGGCCGCGGGCTCACTCGCGCGGGTCGAGGCCGCCGGGCAGCGGCTCGGCGCGCCGATCGCCCGGCCGTCCGCGGTGATCTGCGTGGGGATGAACTACGCCGCGCACGCCGCCGAGTCGGGGGCGGCGCCGCCCGAGGACCTCGTGGTGTTCCTCAAGACGCCCAACACCGTGACGGGACCGGACGACGACGTCACGATCCCGCCGGGCAGCACGAAGACCGACTGGGAGGTGGAGCTCGGCGTGGTGATCGGGCGCCGGGCGAGCTACCTCGGCTCGCCGGCCGACGCCCTCGCCCACATCGCCGGGTACACGCTGGTCAACGACCTGTCCGAACGCGAGTGGCAGATCGAGCGGTCGGGCGGCCAGTGGAGCAAGGGCAAGTCGTTCCCCGGCTTCTCGCCCGTCGGCCCCTGGCTGGTCACCGCGGACGAGGTCGACCCGCGCGCGCTGCGCCTGCGCAGCTGGGTGAACGGCTCGCCCCGCCAGGACTCCAGCACCGCCGACATGATCTTCGACGTCGCCCAGATCGTCCGGCGGCTCAGCCAGTTCCTGGTCCTCGAACCCGGCGACCTGGTCATGACGGGCACCCCCGAGGGCGTCGCGCTGTCGGGCCGCTTCCCCTACCTGAGCCCCGGAGACGTCGTCGAGGTCGAGATCGACGGGCTCGGACGGCAGCGGCAGGTGACCCGATGA